The following nucleotide sequence is from Paenibacillus odorifer.
CGTTTTCGTTTCTTTGGTCTTCGCGTCATCCGAGCTGGCATCAATCTTGTCCAATTCGGCTTCCAGCTTCGCTTTTTGTTTCTCGAGCGCGCTGGTATCTGTAGCACTAGACGTCGAGGTGGTATACGATGTAGAACCTGAGACTGCGGATATACTCATAATCATCCCTCCCTTCCTTACCTCCAATATAATCCTTTTGCAGATAAGGAACGTTAAAACCCGCTGAAAGTTTGCTGAAAGTTTTGCTCACTTTCAAGGTTATAAGGATAAGCTGTTAGGAATTGGTGTTTCCCCGTCTGACCAACAGAAAATAAGACAGAATAGAGAGAACACCCGTACAGGCAATCACAATCGCCATCGGAAGTGCTGAGTCTACGCCCCCAAGGCCCACAAGCGGTGCTACACAGCTACCAAGCAGCAACGGTAACAGTCCGATTAAAGCCGAAGCACTGCCTGCGGCTTCTCCTTGGTCCTGCATTGCAAGTGAGAAGCTGGTTGCTCCGACAATCCCCACACTGGAGACAACGGCGAACAGACAGATTAGAATAGGGATCAGCCCTCCCCCTACCAGGATCGTAAGCAGCAGCAAGACGCCCCCCGTTGTACAGAGCAGCAACCCGCTAAGCAGTAGCTTCGTCTCACTCACCTTACCAGCTAGTCTGCCGGCGATTTGACCTGTAATAATAATCCCAATCCCGTTCACAGCAAAGATCAAACTGTATACCTGCGGAGTAACCGCAAAAATATTTTGCAAAACAAAAGATGACCCTGAGATATAAGCGAACATAGACGCTGTAACAAAACCTTGGGACAAGGCATAACCCATAAACTTGCGGTTGCCAAGTAACACCTTAAAGGTAAGCAGAGTACCCTTCAACCCGCTCTTGGAGCGCCGCTCCTTCGGCAATGTCTCAGGCAAGCGCAGGAGAATCGTCAAGCAGAAGATAATTCCGGCAGCAAATAATACGAGGAATATCCCCTGCCATGTAGTCACTCTTAAGAGCTGTCCTCCAATGACTGGAGCCAAAATCGGACCCAGACCATTAACAATCATCAATAAAGAGAAAAATTTCGTTAGTTCAGAGCCACTATACAGATCACGCACAGCCGCCCTAGAGACAACTACACCCACTGAACCAGCAAGACCTTGAATAAACCGCAAAACAATTAAAAGTCCAATCGAAGGACTAAAAGCACATAGCACTGAGGAAACGGCATAGATGAACATCCCTATAAGCAGTGGACGGCGACGTCCATATACATCACTCAGTGGTCCAGCTACTAACTGACCTGAGGCCAGTCCCAATAAAAAGAAGGTGAGACTTAGCTGCACCAAAGCAGCCGTCGTACCGAAATCGTCGACAAGTGTAGGCAGCGCCGGCAAATACATATCAATCGATAACGGCCCAATGGTTGTAATGGAGCCCAGAATAACAGCAAGTTGCAATCTCTGCTTCCTAGAGGGTCCATCTACAGCAAGTTTATTAGCATTTTGCATTCCAATCATGATCCTTACGTCAACCTTTCTAAAGCAACCCGGGGGCCTTTTTTTGTATTCTTCATACTAACGTAAAGGAACTCAAATGATCAATCCTTTTATAAGACCTCATTCGGGGCTAATAACTTAAAAATAACCGCCAAAAGGCGGTTATCCTAATTGTTTTATTCATTTTGAGATGTACTAAACCCCTGTAGCCAATCTTTGGCGGCTTCGGCTTCCGCCATACTCAAGCGGTGACCTTGGTTGCCCCAATGGGTTGTAACCTCAGCGCCTGCTTTCTGCAGAATCCCCTCTAGCTCCTGAGTTTCCGTAGATGTTATTAGCGGATCATTCGTACCTGCCCCAATAAAGATAGACACCCCTTCAAGAGAAGGAAGCTCCACATTGCGTAATGGCACCATCGGATGCAACAGCACTGCCGCGCGGAAAATGTCCTTATAATGAAACAAAAGGCTACCAGCAATGTTTGCACCGTTAGAGTAACCAACCGCTACCAGATTGTTGGCATCAAACCCGTATTTTTCTGACGCTTCATCCAGAAATTTCTTAATCTCATGGGTACGGAAAACTAAGTCCGCTTCATCGAACACTCCTTCTGCCAGCCGACGGAAGAATCGTGGCATGCCATTCTCCAGCACATTGCCCCGTATACCTAGCACCGATGAATCTGGGGATAACATCTCAGCCAGCGGCAGCAAATCCTGCTCATTACCACCTGTACCATGAAACAACACTAACGTAGGTTTAGTTATATCTTTACCTTTACGGAATACATGAAT
It contains:
- a CDS encoding multidrug effflux MFS transporter yields the protein MQNANKLAVDGPSRKQRLQLAVILGSITTIGPLSIDMYLPALPTLVDDFGTTAALVQLSLTFFLLGLASGQLVAGPLSDVYGRRRPLLIGMFIYAVSSVLCAFSPSIGLLIVLRFIQGLAGSVGVVVSRAAVRDLYSGSELTKFFSLLMIVNGLGPILAPVIGGQLLRVTTWQGIFLVLFAAGIIFCLTILLRLPETLPKERRSKSGLKGTLLTFKVLLGNRKFMGYALSQGFVTASMFAYISGSSFVLQNIFAVTPQVYSLIFAVNGIGIIITGQIAGRLAGKVSETKLLLSGLLLCTTGGVLLLLTILVGGGLIPILICLFAVVSSVGIVGATSFSLAMQDQGEAAGSASALIGLLPLLLGSCVAPLVGLGGVDSALPMAIVIACTGVLSILSYFLLVRRGNTNS
- a CDS encoding alpha/beta hydrolase, which encodes MIHVFRKGKDITKPTLVLFHGTGGNEQDLLPLAEMLSPDSSVLGIRGNVLENGMPRFFRRLAEGVFDEADLVFRTHEIKKFLDEASEKYGFDANNLVAVGYSNGANIAGSLLFHYKDIFRAAVLLHPMVPLRNVELPSLEGVSIFIGAGTNDPLITSTETQELEGILQKAGAEVTTHWGNQGHRLSMAEAEAAKDWLQGFSTSQNE